Genomic DNA from Candidatus Angelobacter sp.:
GAGCGTGCTCGAGACCATGCGGCAGCCGCTCGAAGAAGGCCGCGTCACGATCTCGCGCGCGGCGGGCACGATGACCTTTCCGTCGCAATTCATGCTGGTGGCGGCGATGAATCCGACAGGTTTCGTTGCCTTTTTGTGAGTTCTTCAGAAGAAGGCATGTAGCAGAGGGTTATATCAATCTCGTCTCCCGAAACGACGATCTTTTCAGTGATGCCTTCAACAATCCGGCGCTTTTCGTCATCGGTGAACTTCGGCCAAAGTTTGTGCAAATTGGTGGCTTCAGCGATTACTTCGTCGGCGGACGTTTGCTGCATCTCCAGCGCGTCGATCTCGCCTTGGAGCTTCGGCAGTTCGACAGCGAGCGACCGTTCCTGAGCCTCCAAAGGTCGGTAGAGTTTGCCGAAACCTTCAGGGGAAACCTGGTCGGTTTGGTAGAGCTGATAGACTTTGCGCATCTCCGTCCTCACTTTTTCGATTTGGTGGGTATGGGCGGCGAGGCGTTGCTTCTTATCAGCTAGGTGTCCATTGGCGAGGGAGAGATGTTCCAAGACTTTCTCTTTGGAGACGAAGAAACTCTCGAGTTCACCCCGGAAAACCGCTTCAATGTCTTCGATCGGGATTTTGTTGCGGCATTTTGGGCAGACGTATTTGGGCGAGCGTGAGAAAACATACATTTTCTGGCCGCAGCCGCAAAACAGAAGCCCGGCGAAAAGGTGGGTCGGCTTGGGACCAGGGGGCCGCTTGCCTTTACGTTCGTCTAGCAGGTCGTTACATTGCCTCCAGAGGTCTTCGGATACAATCGGCTCCACTGGCGTAAAGACCCATTCAGATTCAGGCTTGGCGAGAAGTTTGCCTTTGTCGTCGCGATACGTGTGGTTTGCCCGATAAAATCCTTTGGCCGTCGTGTCTTGTAAGAGACGCACGACGGTGGTGTCCGTGAACGAGGCGCCCTTTCGAGTCCGGTATCCTGCCTTGTTGAGCAGCCGGGCGACGCCTTTTTTGCGCTTCTGCTCCACGAACAGTTCATACATGAGCTTGCGGATCGGTGCCTCGGTCGGATTGATGACCAGCCTATTGTCCTCCCACATGTAACCGAACGGCGCTGGCCCGCCTAAACTCTTGCCAAGTTTCGCGCGTATTTTGATCGACGCATTTACCCGGTCGGCGATCTCCTCACGTTCCCAGTGTGCCATTGCGGCAATGATGCTGTAGAACAAACGGCCAGCAGGAGTGCTCGTATCGATCTTTTCCTGCAACGAAATCATGTCCGCGCCGGATGCACGGAAGAGCTCGGCGAAGTCTTCCAATTCATGCTTATTGCGGGCGAGGCGCGCGAGCTTGGAGAAGATTAGTGCGCTGATGTGACCGCGCTTGATGTCGGCAAGCATCCGTTTGGTCTCCGGCTGGTCCATCACCGTTTTTCCAGAAACGCCGGAGAGGTCATAAACCTCTCTCACCTCCCACCCATTGAACTTGGCGTATTCGCGGGCGCGCTGCTCGTGGTGGCGCGGGCTTTCACCCTGCGCTTGGTCCTCTGTAGAAACGCGAATCCAGATTCCGACGACTTTAGTCTCGCCCTGAGCGTGAGCGGGTGGCTTGTTCATGGCTCATTGAGCGTAATCAGAATGATTACCCTTTGCAATAAATAAGTGGCCGAGGATTTCGGTTTTTTCTAGGCTGCATACATGGCAAAAAAGAAGTTGGTGACTGAACGCGACCTGGCAGCCCTCGCTCAGAAGCTCCGATTGGCCACCGGAAAAAGCCGCGCCCAGGCGGCCCGAGAGTTGGGTGTCGCCCGGCAAGCGGTGATCTATGCTGAAGACCACCCAAAAAAATCCTTCACCAAACTGCGTCGCCGGATGATCGAATCCTTTTCCAAGTCGAAAGTGAACGGTCCGTATTTTCAAATTGATGAGAGATAAAGGCTACCTTTTCCGCCGCATTGCTTTCGCAATCACTTGAATAGCGGTAGTCTCTTTCGCCTTGCGCTCTTCGAGCGACAATTCGGGGCCGTGCCGCCGAACTTTGTAGCCGCGCGTCCTGTGTTCTTCGTTCGTGGGTCCTGGTAAGGGTCCGGCGGATTCAACGAGTCTGCGCAATTCGGAAATGAAGTCGTCGGGTGAGTAATAACCTACCTTCGCGGCCGACTCAGGACTTAATCCGGCCCGAACTGCAGCGGCGATCTGCTCCAGGCGCTCCTGCTTAATCGCGACAACTGCGACCCGTTCAAAACCGGCGTCCAGATTCTTCTTCACGTTGCCGAACTCTTGATTGGTTGTGGTCGTCAACGCAATCTCGACGGCAATCCTGAGTTCGCCCCGCCGCAGAAGCAAGTCAGCCGCCTGATTGGAATCTCCGCTTACTTGCTTTTCCACTTCGGCAAGAAAGCCAAGCGCCCGCGCCTCTGCCTGCAACCGCTCCTGAATCGACTTATGCAACTCACCACCCCGGCCCAGATCCCGTGGCGTCGTGGGTTCTTGCGCCAGAGTAGATTCCTGCGTCGGTTTCGGAATGTCGGAAGCCTTCGGCGGTTCAGCAGATTTCGGAGAGATAGAAGGCGGAACCGGCGCGGCTGGCAGGGGTGGTTTGGGGGAAGACGGAGGGGTCCCCGGTGGATCGCCGGAGTCATCGGGCTTGTGCGAAGGTGCTTCTGGTTTCGGTCGTAACAACGTTTCGACCACCGCCCGTGGCGTCCCATACTTTCCCCTCGAAGCCGTGATGACTTCCTGTCGGCGACTCGCAGACTCAATCAGGTCAGCATTCTCGGGGAAGGGAACTTTCAGGTTGAAATCATGGTCGCTGCGTTCAATCCGGCAGATCGCCTGTCCGGTATCGAGATTTTGTATGTCGCGCGTCTCGAAAAACGAAAACCCTTCTGCCAGTTTCCTGGCGTCGTCGTCGGCCACGCGGAACACAACACGGGTGCAACAGTTGAACACCGCGCCAGCCACCTCCCGGTCCCGCTCCAATTGGCGAAGCTCCTGATGCGCAAGGATCAATCCGAGCCGGTATTTGCGGGCACCGGCCAGTATCTCCGCCATGCTGGGAGTAATGAAATTCTGGAACTCGTCTGCATATAGCCAATAGTCCCTCCGCACCGCCTGTGCTTGCCGGCTCATGGCGGTTTGCTGGAACCGGGAGACCAGCAGCGAACCGAGCAGGTAGGAGTTTTCCTTTCCGATCAGTCCTTGGGACAGCTTGGCCAGAACAATCCTGCCAGTGTCCATGATCTCGCTGAAATCCAATTTGTTTTCCCGTTGAGACACCATGTAGCGGATGGGTTTGGGGCCAAGGAAAGTCTCCAGACGGGTTAAGACCGGGCCGATCGATTTATTGCCGGAAAGTTGCGCAAATCCCTTGCGCCAGTAATAGACGACCTCCGGGTCGGTGACGGTTGTCAGGAATTCGTTGCGAAACTCCGGTTCCAGAAGGAACCGGCGCAAGTCGGCGAGTGTGCCGCCACGACTGCTTTCCAGAAAAGCACGGATGGCATTACTGAGGACACTGGCCATCTGGTCGCCCCAGGAGGTCGAGAGCCGCTGGAAGACCGAGACGAGGTCGGAGGCCAGCAGGTTTTTTTCGAGTTCTGAATGAGCCGAGAGAATGTTGAACCCGACCGAGTATTCCTCGTCGGATGGGTCAATCAGGACCACGTCCTCGACACGGTCGGGCGGAATTATCCCAAGGAGCTTGTCCACCAGATCACCATGCGGATCAAGGAGCGCCACACCGTCGCCGTTCTCAATGTCCTGCCGGATCATGTTGAACAGCAGGGTGGATTTGCCCTGGCCACTGGCACCTATGATGTGCGTGTGGCGCACGCGCTGGTCGGGAGAAAGACGAACCGATGTTATCTTTCCCTTATGAACGTTTTCGCCCAGCAGCAGTCCAGCACCCGACACGGGTGCAGCCTTGGTCCTCGTGATTTCACGGGTGAGATGGGGAACCTCGGCCGACGGCATGTGAACGAAGCCGAGCAGTTCCTCGATGTTGAGCAACATCCCGGAGCGTCGACACTGGCGGCGCACCACGTCCTCGACGTGGT
This window encodes:
- a CDS encoding recombinase family protein; translation: MNKPPAHAQGETKVVGIWIRVSTEDQAQGESPRHHEQRAREYAKFNGWEVREVYDLSGVSGKTVMDQPETKRMLADIKRGHISALIFSKLARLARNKHELEDFAELFRASGADMISLQEKIDTSTPAGRLFYSIIAAMAHWEREEIADRVNASIKIRAKLGKSLGGPAPFGYMWEDNRLVINPTEAPIRKLMYELFVEQKRKKGVARLLNKAGYRTRKGASFTDTTVVRLLQDTTAKGFYRANHTYRDDKGKLLAKPESEWVFTPVEPIVSEDLWRQCNDLLDERKGKRPPGPKPTHLFAGLLFCGCGQKMYVFSRSPKYVCPKCRNKIPIEDIEAVFRGELESFFVSKEKVLEHLSLANGHLADKKQRLAAHTHQIEKVRTEMRKVYQLYQTDQVSPEGFGKLYRPLEAQERSLAVELPKLQGEIDALEMQQTSADEVIAEATNLHKLWPKFTDDEKRRIVEGITEKIVVSGDEIDITLCYMPSSEELTKRQRNLSDSSPPPA
- a CDS encoding type IV secretion system DNA-binding domain-containing protein; translated protein: MASVHELLTEQFRRWEQRGRGWQVFDFPVAPEPAFVPFQYVQPEPPEEDGRRPTFLSSFVQRLSQKLAPVPTTPLPEPEPEPEPESLERNSLVELQLALPAGYDPESFEPFLHSISLCREPLSFELLGLPKGIVTQLAVAETDATRVRKQMEGNFPEVAVRPETSILESAWAACDEGETAIVEFGLAREFMLTLNTGRFDALIGIAASLAELQKSELGLFQVIFQTVHEPWRDSILRAVLDADNKPLFVNNPELAKQLAEKVSHPLHAAVVRIATRASDFNRAWEIARDMASSLRTFASTGGNELIPLRNDEYPFENHVEDVVRRQCRRSGMLLNIEELLGFVHMPSAEVPHLTREITRTKAAPVSGAGLLLGENVHKGKITSVRLSPDQRVRHTHIIGASGQGKSTLLFNMIRQDIENGDGVALLDPHGDLVDKLLGIIPPDRVEDVVLIDPSDEEYSVGFNILSAHSELEKNLLASDLVSVFQRLSTSWGDQMASVLSNAIRAFLESSRGGTLADLRRFLLEPEFRNEFLTTVTDPEVVYYWRKGFAQLSGNKSIGPVLTRLETFLGPKPIRYMVSQRENKLDFSEIMDTGRIVLAKLSQGLIGKENSYLLGSLLVSRFQQTAMSRQAQAVRRDYWLYADEFQNFITPSMAEILAGARKYRLGLILAHQELRQLERDREVAGAVFNCCTRVVFRVADDDARKLAEGFSFFETRDIQNLDTGQAICRIERSDHDFNLKVPFPENADLIESASRRQEVITASRGKYGTPRAVVETLLRPKPEAPSHKPDDSGDPPGTPPSSPKPPLPAAPVPPSISPKSAEPPKASDIPKPTQESTLAQEPTTPRDLGRGGELHKSIQERLQAEARALGFLAEVEKQVSGDSNQAADLLLRRGELRIAVEIALTTTTNQEFGNVKKNLDAGFERVAVVAIKQERLEQIAAAVRAGLSPESAAKVGYYSPDDFISELRRLVESAGPLPGPTNEEHRTRGYKVRRHGPELSLEERKAKETTAIQVIAKAMRRKR